A single genomic interval of Eurosta solidaginis isolate ZX-2024a chromosome 3, ASM4086904v1, whole genome shotgun sequence harbors:
- the LOC137246772 gene encoding uncharacterized protein isoform X2: protein MANSHAVSFNCSEPPNLGFFDIQSCCRMPEIDLGEAPSKCSAYINMLKAQTINMNGVGKNNNSNKENGNNRTMDEPTQQSIKQVDYPALAHICYPDCIYRETISMMENEFNMENVKKFLNKNVSKRDIDVVPQIVQSFETCLYNIKGHMKTAGIEMFAKLPIGCSPFASMMYGCVNAESFLHCPVKMWKNDYNCNMAKSFAQQCNPLPHVPLPME from the exons atg GCTAATTCCCATGCTGTAAGCTTCAATTGCTCCGAACCACCGAATTTGGGTTTTTTT GATATTCAGAGCTGCTGCCGTATGCCAGAAATAGATTTGGGTGAGGCGCCATCAAAATGCAGTGCTTACATAAATATGCTTAAAGCACAAACAATAAATATGAATGGAGTTGGCAaaaacaataacagcaacaaGGAAAATGGAAATAACAGAACTATGGACGAACCAACCCAACAAAGTATAAAACAAGTTGATTATCCGGCTTTAGCTCATATT TGCTATCCGGATTGTATTTACCGTGAGACGATCTCTATGATGGAAAATGAATTTAATATGgaaaatgtcaaaaaatttctTAACAAAAATGTCAGCAAAAGAGACATAGACGTTGTGCCCCAGATTGTGCAATCCTTTGAGACTTGTCTGTACAATA TTAAAGGTCACATGAAAACTGCGGGCATCGAAATGTTTGCTAAGTTGCCGATAGGTTGCTCACCATTTGCCAGTATGATGTATGGGTGTGTGAATGCCGAGTCCTTCCTTCACTGTCCGGTTAAGATGTGGAAGAACGACTACAATTGTAATATGGCTAAAAGCTTTGCTCAACAATGTAATCCACTACCGCACGTTCCGCTACCAATGGAGTAA
- the LOC137246772 gene encoding uncharacterized protein isoform X1: MKHGVVLTVLSAFLVANSHAVSFNCSEPPNLGFFDIQSCCRMPEIDLGEAPSKCSAYINMLKAQTINMNGVGKNNNSNKENGNNRTMDEPTQQSIKQVDYPALAHICYPDCIYRETISMMENEFNMENVKKFLNKNVSKRDIDVVPQIVQSFETCLYNIKGHMKTAGIEMFAKLPIGCSPFASMMYGCVNAESFLHCPVKMWKNDYNCNMAKSFAQQCNPLPHVPLPME; this comes from the exons GCTAATTCCCATGCTGTAAGCTTCAATTGCTCCGAACCACCGAATTTGGGTTTTTTT GATATTCAGAGCTGCTGCCGTATGCCAGAAATAGATTTGGGTGAGGCGCCATCAAAATGCAGTGCTTACATAAATATGCTTAAAGCACAAACAATAAATATGAATGGAGTTGGCAaaaacaataacagcaacaaGGAAAATGGAAATAACAGAACTATGGACGAACCAACCCAACAAAGTATAAAACAAGTTGATTATCCGGCTTTAGCTCATATT TGCTATCCGGATTGTATTTACCGTGAGACGATCTCTATGATGGAAAATGAATTTAATATGgaaaatgtcaaaaaatttctTAACAAAAATGTCAGCAAAAGAGACATAGACGTTGTGCCCCAGATTGTGCAATCCTTTGAGACTTGTCTGTACAATA TTAAAGGTCACATGAAAACTGCGGGCATCGAAATGTTTGCTAAGTTGCCGATAGGTTGCTCACCATTTGCCAGTATGATGTATGGGTGTGTGAATGCCGAGTCCTTCCTTCACTGTCCGGTTAAGATGTGGAAGAACGACTACAATTGTAATATGGCTAAAAGCTTTGCTCAACAATGTAATCCACTACCGCACGTTCCGCTACCAATGGAGTAA